GTGGTCGCGGAGGTGGCGGTTTTCGTCGCGGTGGGCCGGTGGATCGGGTACCCGTCGGCGTTGCTGCTGGTGTTCGCGGCGTCGTTGGTGGGTCTGGTGTTGCTGCGCCGTGAGGGGATGCGGGCGTGGCGGGGGTTCCGGGCGGCCGCGGAGTCGGGTCAGCCGCCGGGTCGGCAGGTCACCGACGGCCTGTTGGGGTTGTCGGGGGCGTTGTTGTTGGCCACGCCGGGGTTGTTCAGTGGTGTGGTGGGGTTGGTGTTGCTGGTGCCGCCGGTGCGGCGGCTGGCCGGTGTCGGGGTGCAGCGGGCCGCGGAGCGTCGGGTGTCGTCGATGGTGGCCGGTGACCTGTTCGGGCCGCGCAAGGTGCGGGTGTACCGGGGTGCCGCCGAGGAGCAGCCGGTGGCGCCGGAGCCGGTGGTCGACGCGGGTCGGGCCATCGAGGGTGAGATCGTCGAGCCCGGCCGGCACTGAGGCTGGCACCGGGCTGCCTGCCCGCAGATGCGTCTCGCCCCGGACAGCGGTGCTGTCCGGGGCGAGGGTGTGCTGGCGGTCAGGCGCGGCCGCGGCGGGTGCGGACCTCCTGCAGCCGCTCGGCGAGGATGTCTTCCAGTTCGGCGACGGATCGCCGTTCCAGGAGCATGTCCCAGTGGGTGCGTGGCGGCTTGGCCTTCTTCTGCTCCGGCTCGTTGCCGTCGACCAGCCGGGCCACGCTGCCGTCGAACTTGCATTCCCAGGTCACCGGGACCTCGGCGTCGACGGCGAACGGCACCTCGAACTGGTGGCCCTTGGCGCAGAGGTACTCCCGGGTCTGGCGCGGCGCGAGCTCCGTGTTGCGGTCGGATTCGTAGCTGACCGCACCCAGACGGCTGCCGCGCAGCATGCGCTCGCCCATGATCGACTTCCCCTCGTTCGTGGTGCTGGACTTCTCGGTGTAACGGTGCGTGGTCGTCGGGCCATTCCCGCCCACGGTGATGGTCGTCGTGTCGCGCGGGCCCACCCCAGGGTAGCCGGCCCGCGCCGTCGGCGGCGGATCAGCCGGGTCGGGGCGCACCGAGCCGCGCCAGGGCCGAGGCCAGGTCGCTGACCTGGTCGACCAGTTGCGCGGTGCGTCGGGTGGCCTGGTCCCGGTCGTCCTCGGCCGCACGCAGCCGGGCCTGCAGGTCACCCAGGCGCTGCTCGGCGGCGGCGGCGGCCTGCCGGGCCAGGCTCAGGTCGGCGGCGAGTCCGTCGGCGCGGGCCGTGGCCGTGGCGACCTCGACGCGGGCCTGCTCGGCCTCGGCGCGGGCGGTGTCGCGGGCCGTGCCGGCCTGCGCCACGGCGTCGGTGGCCTCGGCGACGTGCTGGCGCAGCCGGTCGGCCTCGGCGCGCACCGTCGCGATCTCGGCGGTCAGGTCGGCGGCGTCGGTGCGCGCGGCGGCCAGGTCGGCGTGGGCCTGGGTGAGCGCGGCGCGTACCTGCTCGGCGTGGCCGGTGGCCTCGTCGGCCACGGCGGTCACCCGGGCGACCTCGGCGCGGGCGGTGTCGCGTTCGGTGGTCAGCTCGGCGGTGCGGTGCCGCTCGGTGTCGACCTCGGCGCGCACGGTACGCAGCTCGTGGCGGGCGGCGTCACGGTCGCGTTCGGCCTGCACCCGCAGCGCCTGCGCGGCGCTGGTCTCGCGGTGGGCGGTGTCGCGGGCCTGCTCGGCCTGCTCGGCCCGGTCGACGGCCGCGGCGGCCCGGGCGGTGGCCTGGTCGGCGGCCCGGCGGGCGTCGGCGGCCTCGGCTACGGCGGCCTCGGCCTGCTGGCGGGCCTTCGTGGCGTCGGCGCGGGCGGTGTCGGCGTCGGCGCGGGCCTCGTCGCGTTCGGTGTGTGCCTGGGCGATCTGCGCGGCGGCCTCGGCGCGCAGCTGGGCGAGTTGCCGTTCCACGCCGGTGGGGGACAGCTCGGCGTGCAGGGTCTCGGTGAGGGTCGCCACGATCTGGTCGAGGCGGTCGACGGCCTCCCAGGTGCGGGCCACCTGCCCGGGCAGGCCGGGGGCGTGGCGGTGACGCATCCGGGTGTTGCGGGAGGCCCGCTGGCAGGCGCCGTCGTTGTCGCGGCAGTACCGGAACGGGCGGCCCGCGCCGACGCGCTGCGGCACGTCACGTCCACAGTGGGCGCAGGGGCGGGTGTCGGTGGTGGGGTGCGGGTCGTCCATCGGGGCCGAAGTCTAGCGCCGCTGGCCGACGCCCGGGCGGGGCGCGGGTCAGCCGGTGGCCACGGCGGCCCGGGACCGGTCGGTGGCGATGCGGACCGCCAGGGCGGCCAGGACGCTGCCCATGACGTAGCGCTGCACGCGCAGCCAGCCGGGGCGGGTGGCCAGGAAGGCGGCGATGGTGCCGGCGCCGAACACGATCAGCGTGTTGACGGTCAACGCCACGACGATCTGGGTGGCGCCGAGGATGAGGCTCTGCACCGCCACCGGGGCGCCCTGCGGGTCGATGAACTGGGGCAGCAGCGACACGTACAGGATGGCGATCTTCGGGTTGAGCAGGTTGGTGACCAGGCCCATGGTGAACAGCCGGCGGGCCGGGTCGGCCGGCAGGGGTGTCGGGGTGAACACCGAGGTGCCGCCGGGACGCAGGGTGCGCCAGGCCAACCAGAGCAGGTAGCCGGCGCCGGCCAGTTTGACCACCAGGTACAGGGTGGGGACCAGCACGAAGACGGTGGCGATGCCGGCCACGGCGGCGAGCAGGTAGACCCCGAAGCCGGCGGCGACGCCGAGCAGGGAGACCAGTCCGGCGCGGCGGCCCTGGGCCACCGAGCGGGAGACCAGGTAGACCATGTTGGGCCCGGGGGTCAGCACCATGCCGAGGGCGACCAGTGCGATGCCCACCATCGCTGCCGTGCTGACCATCGCGACGCCCCGCTTTCCCCGCCGGTGTGTGCCGGTGGTGACTCTACGCCCACATCCACCCCACCGGGACCCCCACTGTAACCCCATGAGGGGTTACAGTGGGGTTACCGAAGGAGGTGACGTCATGCCGAAGGTCAACGTCTATCTGCCCGACGACCTCGCCGACGCGGTACGGCAGGCCGGGCTGCCGGTGTCGGCGATCTGCCAACGTGCCCTGGAACAGGCGGTCCGGCGGATCACCGCGATCCGTCGCACCACCCTGACCGACCTGCCCGACGCCGACCTGGCCGCCCAACTGCCCGCCTTCACCCCCCGGGCCCGCGCGGTACTCGCCGCCGCCGACACCCCCGACCGGACGCCCGGGATCGACACCGTCAGCCTGCTCACCGCCATGATCGACGAAGGGGAGAACCTGGCGCTGCACGTGCTGCGCGCCATCGACGTCGATCCCGGGCAGCTACGCCGGGACCTCACCGGCCAGCGGGACCCCACCGCCGACGACGACCGACGCTTCAGCGTGGCCGCGGCCAGCGCCCTGGAGCTGACGGTGACCGAGGCGATCGCCCTGGGACACAACTACGTCGGCTGTGAACACCTGCTGCTCGGGTTGGTCACCGAGCCCGACGGGGCCGCCGGGCAGGTGCTGCGCACCGCCGGCGCCGAGGCGCGACTGACCCGCCGGGCGGTCACCGCGGCCCTGGCCGGCTACGCGCACCTGCGCGCCCAGGCACCGGCGCCCACCCCGGCCGGCGACCCGGCGCGGCTGCTCGCCGCCGCCCTCGACGAGCGCCTGCGTCCCCTGCTGGCACGCATCGACGGGCTGGAACGACGCCTGGACTCCCACCAGCCATGACCGACACCGGAAGGGAACTCCGGTGACCACCCGG
Above is a window of Micromonospora yangpuensis DNA encoding:
- a CDS encoding LysE family translocator; the encoded protein is MVSTAAMVGIALVALGMVLTPGPNMVYLVSRSVAQGRRAGLVSLLGVAAGFGVYLLAAVAGIATVFVLVPTLYLVVKLAGAGYLLWLAWRTLRPGGTSVFTPTPLPADPARRLFTMGLVTNLLNPKIAILYVSLLPQFIDPQGAPVAVQSLILGATQIVVALTVNTLIVFGAGTIAAFLATRPGWLRVQRYVMGSVLAALAVRIATDRSRAAVATG
- a CDS encoding Clp protease N-terminal domain-containing protein, with the protein product MPKVNVYLPDDLADAVRQAGLPVSAICQRALEQAVRRITAIRRTTLTDLPDADLAAQLPAFTPRARAVLAAADTPDRTPGIDTVSLLTAMIDEGENLALHVLRAIDVDPGQLRRDLTGQRDPTADDDRRFSVAAASALELTVTEAIALGHNYVGCEHLLLGLVTEPDGAAGQVLRTAGAEARLTRRAVTAALAGYAHLRAQAPAPTPAGDPARLLAAALDERLRPLLARIDGLERRLDSHQP
- a CDS encoding FxsA family protein → MRRGLRFVPLGMLLVVVAEVAVFVAVGRWIGYPSALLLVFAASLVGLVLLRREGMRAWRGFRAAAESGQPPGRQVTDGLLGLSGALLLATPGLFSGVVGLVLLVPPVRRLAGVGVQRAAERRVSSMVAGDLFGPRKVRVYRGAAEEQPVAPEPVVDAGRAIEGEIVEPGRH
- a CDS encoding RNA polymerase-binding protein RbpA; amino-acid sequence: MGERMLRGSRLGAVSYESDRNTELAPRQTREYLCAKGHQFEVPFAVDAEVPVTWECKFDGSVARLVDGNEPEQKKAKPPRTHWDMLLERRSVAELEDILAERLQEVRTRRGRA